From the genome of Colletes latitarsis isolate SP2378_abdomen unplaced genomic scaffold, iyColLati1 scaffold0007, whole genome shotgun sequence, one region includes:
- the LOC143350595 gene encoding uncharacterized protein LOC143350595: MEVNYRKEGQAKFSAASAEGRLKRLDGEWMRFEKLYLEFLQLVPAHAKSIMPYFTEETFEKVQENYWASCDFFADVAAKCTATSAAQPSPTPAPTGDSISVAKLARIPLPKVAVSYAEWHSFRDLFKSLVLDNKSLTNVKRLHYLKSSAEGHAANLIAHFSITDANFEPAWMTLADRYNNKRVIVSTLLSNFVSLPVIGSESADELSRLRDTTKESIAMLRSIGRPVDTWDDVIVFLLTAKLDRPYNLRSGET; encoded by the exons atggaggttaacTACCGGAAGGAAGGTCAGGCTAAGTTCTCCGCAGCCAGCGCCGAGGGACGGCTCAAGAGACTGGACGGCGAGTGGATGCGCTTCGAGAAGCTGTACCTGGAGTTTCTGCAGTTAGTCCCCGCTCACGCTAAGTCTATCATGCCGTACTTTACCGAGGAAACTTTCGAAAAGGTGCAGGAGAACTATTGGGCATCGTGCGACTTTTTCGCCGACGTTGCAGCGAAATGCACTGCGACCAGCGCCGCGCAACCGAGTCCCACTCCCGCGCCCACAGGCGACTCCATCTCCGTCGCGAAACTCGCGCGGATCCCGCTGCCCAAAGTCGCTGTGTCGTACGCCGAATGGCACAGTTTCCGCGATCTGTTCAAATCGCTCGTGTTAGACAATAAGTCCCTAACGAACGTGAAACGAttacactatttaaaatcgtccgCCGAAGGTCATGCCGCGAACCTGATCGCCCATTTCTCGATAACCGACGCGAATTTTGAACCGGCCTGGATGACTCTAGCAGACCGGTACAATAACAAGCGCGTAATAGTATCAACATTATTAAGCAATTTCGTCTCGCTGCCGGTTATTGGTAGCGAGTCCGCGGACGAATTGTCTCGTCTTCGCGACACGACGAAGGAGTCGATCGCCATGTTGCGCAGTATCGGTCGCCCGGTGGATACATGGGATGACGTCATCGTCTTCCTGCTTACCGCCAAGCTAGACCGCC CCTACAACCTACGCAGCGGCGAGACCTAG